GCTTTCGGCAAGTGCCTCCCGGAAGCGGCCGCGGTAAGCAAGATGCTCTGCATACCAGTGGTGTGCTGTGGCATAGTTTGGATTCAACTGAATCGCGAGTCGGTATTCTCGTTCCGCAGCCTGCCAATCCCAATCGTAGTTTTGGGCGATCACTGCGAGCGCGACATGAGCTTCGGGAAGATTTCCATCCAACTCCAGAGCGCGAAGCGCGGCTTGTTTAGCCTTAGGCATATATTGTGCCTGCAAGCCGCCACTGTAACTGCTCAACAATGCGTAGGAATTCGCCAGTGCGGCATGGGCGGAAGCGTAGCCCGGATCGATTGTGACAGCCTGCTGGAAGCAGGAAACGGCCTGTCGCAATCCAGCTACATCTCGTTTGTTCAGGAAATAGGTTCCTCTTAGATAGAGATCATGTGCCTGGGTTGAGACGGCATGAATCGCCGCAGTTTTCGCAGGCGCGGAGGATTCGGAGCCGCCGAATCGAAGGCGCACTTCATTGGAAATCTGCTGGGCGATCTCTTGCTGAATGGCGAGCAAGTCAGTCGTGTCTTTGTCATATTCGCCCGACCAGAGGCTGCGTCCCCTCATGTCCACGAGCCGCGCGGAGATGCTCACCCTGCCAGAGTCGCGGCGCACGTTTCCTTCAACCGCGTATTGAACCTGCAATGCGCGGCCGATTTCCTGCAGTGACTCATGGCCACCTTTGTAATGCATTACTGACGCGCGGCCGATGACGCCCAGGCGGCGAGAGTCCGCTTGTCCCAGTTGCGAAATCAGCTCCTCGGTTAGCCCATCACTTAGATAATCCTGGCCCGAATCACCAGTGAGGTTTTCAAAGGGAAGAACTGCAAGAACCACTCGTGTATTTGCGTGAGAAGGGTGAAGGGAAGACCACCACATCAAGTAAACCGCTGCTGCCAGCATCATCAGGCTGGTCACTGCCACAAGCAACCGGAAGTGCGCGGGAAGCCACCGCATCCCCCAGCGTTGCTGAGGTCCGCTAGTGGCAGGCAATTCTGGTGTTGGGGGTGGAGTCGGCATGGCCACGACATGATCGTCTCCTGCAGATTCATCTCTCTGAACGCTCGCGATGAATCGATAGCCTACCCGCGGGAGAGTTTCGATATAGCGTGGTTCCGCAGCCGAATCGCCAAGGACTCTGCGTAGTTCCTTTATGGAATTGTTCAGTCCGTGCTCAAAATCCACAAAGGTCGTTTCCACCCAAAGCGCCTTGCGCAGTTCTTCCCTGGTAACTGCGTCCCCGGAGTGCTCCAGTAGCATTTGCAAAATCTGAAGTGGTTGCGGCCGTAATTTTAGCTTCACTCCGTACTTGTAGAGTTCGCGCGTGGGAATACGCAGCTCAAAAGGGCCGAATGCATGAGTCGGGACTTGTTTCGACATAGGAATACTTACTAGAGGAACGGGGAATCGAGTTTCCCTCAAATCGATGTTTCTTGCAAGGCGATTTTGAATGTGCGAGTTACGCAATTACCCGAATGTTATGTGCTTCATACCCTCCTTGTATTGACCTCAGATTCGAAAAATGAGATTTGCGTAAACGACAGAGTTTCTCGCTTGGAGGACGGGTCACACTTTCCGGCAATAGTGCGACTGGCGGAAATGGCAGTGGCGGCCGGTGGTGGGGTTGGAGGCAATGGTGGCTCAGCCTCGTTGTGGCCGCCGGTATCGGCGGTGATGGAGGAGGCGGTCGCGGACAGTTTGGCGATTGCCCTGGCGTTCTCATTCGAGAAATCCACAACCACCCTGAAATGTTCTTGAGCTACTCAGCTTATCTCAGTAAGTAGCTGAGTGCCCCCTTCCCGATACGGTATGGGCCAACTCTGCGTGACACTTCTTAAATCAGCGGCCAGGGAGGCCAAGGTGAAAACGCGCATAGTAGTACTTGCAGTCGCAGGAGTCTGTCTGCTGGGCACCAGCTTATTCGTCAGTGCGCAGCTCATTGACAACACTCAAGCGTCGAACAAGATCAACGCTGGAATCAATAAGTCGCTTGCCGACGAGATTGGCACTGGGCGCGGCGACGTCATGACGCCCTATTCCTCTTTATTCATCATCAATCGCGATCCGTATCGTTCGATTCGTCGCGGGCGCCAGATCTTTCAGCGCAAGTTCACTCGCGAGCAGGGACAGGGCCCGAATAACAGTGACGGAGTCGGCGATATTAATACCGTTGCGGGAATCGGCGCTGGGCTTTCCGATAGTTGTGCCAGTTGCCACGGACGTCCGAGAGGTTCCGCTGGAGCGGGCGGAGACGTCGCCACGCGGCCTGACAGCCGCGATGCTCCACATCTTTTTGGTCTCGGTTTGAAAGAGATGCTCGCAGATGAGATCACAGGCGATCTACGGGCGATTCGCTCATCAGCGTCGGCTGTGGCCAAGGCTTCGGGAAAGAGTGTGACCGCTGCTCTCCAGAGCAAGGGCATCTCCTATGGCTCAATCACGGCAAATCCCGACGGTTCGTTTGATACCGGGCAGGTCAGTGGAGTGAATCCCGATCTTCGCGTGCGACCGTTCTTCGCCGAAGGAAGCACAATTTCGATGCGCGAGTTCCTGGTCGGCGCCTTCCGCAACGAGATGGGAATGCCTGCAGCAGATCCCGATCTGCTCCTGGCCTCCAATGGTGGAAAAGTTACGACTCCATCCGGCATGGTGCTCGATGGCTCACTGGACAAGATTGAAGCCCCGCCGGCCTCAGATCCGGGAGCCGATCCCGATGGAGATCATGTCGCAAATGAGATCCCTGTGAGCCTTATCGACCACATGGAGTTCTATTTGCTGAACTACTTCAAACCCGGAATCTACAAACAGACTCACCAGACCCAACGGGGAGACAAGCTCTTTACCAAGATCGGCTGCGCGTCTTGCCACGTTGCCGACTTGTGGATTCAACATGATCGTCGTGTCGCAGATCTTGAGACGGTGTACGATCCGGTCCGCGGTAATTTGAATAATCTATTCGCGACTGCAGCGCCACTGATCAATGTAGTCGACGACGGCTCCGGTTTCCCAGCGCTCAAGAAGCCGAATCTGCAACCGTTCCTGGTGAAAGATATTTACACGGACTTCAAGCGGCATGACCTCGGCCCCGCTTTCTACGAGAGAAATTACGACGGCACGCTGACCACCCAATTCCTAACACGGCCTCTCTGGGGTGTAGGGTCCACCGGACCATACGGTCACGATGGCCGCAGCATCAATCTCAGCGAAGTAATCCTGCGTCACGGCGGCGAATCGCAAGCCTCACGGAATGCCTTTGCCAATTTGGAACCCGAAGACCAGGATGCTGTAGTCGCATTCCTGAACTCGCTCATCATCTTTCCGCCAGACGACACGGCGTCATCGCTGGACCCGGGAAATAGAGGCGCGACAAACTATCCTCAATCCGGACATGGGAGCATCAAGTTGACTGTGCTATTTAACAATCCCAGCGATCCCGAATAAACAGAACCACCTGCGGCAGCAGGTAACGCAGGATATCCGCACCCTTCGAGTAATCGAAGGGTGCGGGCTCGCCACCAGTCCTTGCAATCTGTGGGTTTCCCCAAATGAAATCGTCGGCACTCTTCCCTTTTGGGCTCCTCTGGAAGAACCCAATCCGAGAGCGGGAGCCTCAACTCTTGACTCCATTTGACTGCAGTCCTCGTGCGCACCGCTCGATCGGAAACGCCCGGCCAGACGACAAGAGCGGTCAGGAACGGCTGGCCCCCTGTCATCAATGACAGTTACACATTTTCCCAGTCAATCTTAATCTCTGGGAGCTAGAGGAGCACCGAGCCAGGCGAGTACTAGTGATCCGGAATCGAGATTGCCCAGCAGGGGGATGTCAATTCCGCTAGTGCGTTCATGCTCGCAGTGGCGTCGGTGACGCACTTCTTGCGTCATCGGCCGGTGCTCCTCGGATGCATTGTTCAGGTCCGGATGGTCAGTTCAGACGAAGGGATTCGCGTGCTAACAAGCACACCAATCCCGAGGCAAGAAAAACCGAGGAGAAAGGTCGCTGTCAAGTGAACGCTTTGAAGTACAGAACACTACCGGCTCTCGCTCCTTCGTTCCTAAGTCAATAAAGGAGACTACAAAAATGAACTTACGAAACACATGGACGCGACTGTCGCTCGTGCTCGTGTTAGGCGTCGTTTGCCTGGCCTTTGCCATGAGCCTGTACGCGCAAGTGCAAACGCAATCGTCGACAACCTCGGGGCAGGCCAGCAAAGAGGTAAAAGTGGAACGAGCCGAGGTGGTCTATGTCAGCGGAAATGACCTGCTAGTCAAGATGGAAGACGGCACTCTCAGGCATGTCCCAAATGTGCCGGAAAGCGCCAAAGTCTCGGTAAATGGCCAGCAGCTCGGCGTCCACGATTTGAAGCCGGGGATGAAGCTGGAACGTACAATCACCACCACCACAACGCCAAAGCTCGTCACCACAGTGAAGACTGTGACTGGCAAGGTGTGGCATGTTGCTCCGCCCAACAGTGTGGTTCTGACTTTGGAGGACGGTACAAATCAGCAATTCACCATCCCCAAGGGTCAGAAATTCAACATCGATGGACAGGAGTTGGATGCCTTTGGCCTGAAGAAAGGGATGAGGGTCTCAGCAACGAAAGTCGTCGAGGAACCGATTACTGAGGTTTCAGTCAACAGGAGTCTGGCGGGAACGATGCCGCCGCCGCCACCGCCTGATCAGCCAATCCTCGTGGCAGTCGCCCGACCTGCACCTGCACCAGCACCGGAGGCGGCCACTCCGGCTGCCTTGCCGAAGACAGCGAGCATGTTCCCACTGCTTGGCCTTGTAGGTTTGCTGAGCCTGGGCATGTCTCTCGTACTGAAAGCGTCTCGCACGATCAGATGAGCAGCTGGACACCGACCGGGTTCGTTTCTGAGAGCCACCTCGGAGGCGAACCCGGTCTTGTTATTGAGGTGCGATTCTCCTTTTGATAAGAAGGAAGGCGTTGTCAAGGTATGTTGTCGTGCCGAAGGCACGGTGAATGAGCCAGTGTGGTTGAGGACCATTCACTTGAATCACATCTGGGTGGAAGGGAGTTCCACCCAGCCACCGATCCGGCCACGACTGCAGCCATAATTCCGCTATGCGCACATCAGCCTATGCTGGATGCGAGAGCGCCCAATCAATTCAACGGTCTGGCCTGCGCTGACCAGGGGCATTTGCGCCAACTCGGCACGTGGATCGCGATGCGGCCGGGTGGGCCATGCTCTTATCCATGTCCTATAACGGAACACGAATACAGCAGGGGCCACCCGCCAATGCAACGCCGGCTCAGTTTGTGCGTCTGCGAGAGATTACCGAAATCAACGGCAATCCCTGGGCAACCATGGCCGAGTTAAACCTGCTTGCTCAGTAAGACTAGTCGCACCCTTCCCTTTTTGGTCGGTGGCCAGCATTGCGGGACGCACGATCGTACGTCTTGGCTATTGCAGAGTTGCGGCAATGAACTTCACGTTCGGCGTACTCCCGCGATTCGTGGTTAAGACGCCAGAAAGCTCAATCTCTTGCCCGTCACGTGCTGGTTGATAACTGACGGTCCAAACGAAGAAGTTGTATCCGCCAGCTCCAACATCGACAACGTCAGTCACATCAGCGGCTGATCCATCAGTCAGACGCGCAGTTAGAGTGACTGCTCCCGAGAATACGCTGCAATAAAGTTTTAGTGTTCTCACTGCACTTGAATTTGCCGGCGCACGAAGCCGGAACCCAGACCCCGTTCCCGATCCGGGGATGAACACGCCCTGATCGTTGTTAAATGACGCGAGGCCAACCCCGGCTGCATCATCGGACGCAACAGAGCTGATCGAGTAAGAACTTCCCTGGGTGAAGAGGGTGCCGCCGGCTGTCACCCAATCGAAGCTCTTCATGATTTGACCACCGAGCATTTTGCTGTGGTAGTTCCCAGTCGTGTTGCCGGCAGGCGCGAACCAATCTCGAGTTCCTTCACCCGACAGATTGATGACACTGTTCGGCGCCAGCGTGTGCGAGGCGCTCAATGAGCCCGTGCCAGGGTAGTTTGTCGGTCCGGGAGGTCCTTGCGGTCCTACGGGTCCGATAGCACCTGGCGCTCCGGCAGGACCTTGTGGTCCTGGAGGTCCTTGTAATCCGGCAGCTCCGGTAGCTCCTTGAGGACCAATTTGGCCCTGGGGTCCTGCCGGCCCCATTGCTCCTACGGATCCTGTAGCTCCTGGCAAACCTTGCGGTCCCATCGCTCCCGTTGGCCCCGCTGGTCCAGTAGCTCCCGGAATACCTTGCAGACCAGCTGGTCCTTGAGGTCCTGTCGCTCCAATTGGTCCAGTAGGTCCTGCAGCGCCAACTGCCCCGGCGGGCCCAGCAGGTCCTGGAACCCCCTGCAGACCGGTTAATCCTTGAGGTCCTGTCGCCCCAACTGGTCCAGGAGGTCCGATAGCGCCAACCGCTCCGGCGGGCCCAGCAGGTCCTGGAACTCCCAGCGGACCAGCGGGTCCTTGAGGCCCCGTGGCTCCAACGGGTCCGGTGGCTCCAACTGCTCCCGTGGCGCCAACTGGTCCGGCGGGGCCCGGTAGACCTTGCGGTCCCGCAGGTCCAGCTACTCCTGCAGGTCCAGCCAAGCCACGCACACCCTGAAGACCTTGTGGACCGATCGGCCCTACCTTTTCAAGCTGCACGTTTAATTCTGCGTCGTGGCTGTTCGATCCGTTTTCTTTGCTGTCGAATGCCGCTGAAATGTTTCCGACCGGAACCAGCGCGATGCCGTAGTTCATTTGCGCATGGTTCACCCAGTCCCGCACTAAGTCGGTTACGTCGATGACGAGATAATGATTCTTCGATTCCTTGGACACTGCCACGTTGCTTACATCGGTAAGGCCAAGCAACGGCAAGTTGCTGCCTTGAAGTGTGTCTTCATTCCACGCGCTCGCCACGCGAACTACATCGAAGGAACCAGGATGCGTTACAGCAGACACCCACAGTCGAATCGTGGCCTTATTGATCTGGTCTCCGGTTATTCCCTGTGGCAAGCGTGACAGGTCGAATCTGATGTATGCAGTCGAGCTCGGACCCTGCACTGCGAGGTAGTCCTTATCCCCATAATTTGCTTTGCGATCGGCAGACGAAAATGTGTCGTCGCTAACGGGCGCCTGAGCGAACAAAACCGAAGGACACAGCGCAAGAAGAAAGAACAGTGCGCGCAGGAAAGAGCTTGAACTTCTCACTTTCTTACCCTCTCATTCCATGGCCACGAACCGCCGTTCAGTCAGCGTCGGCCAGAACGCTTGTCTGCGGTGCCGGACTTCAAGGGGGGAGCAGAATTTCTTAGCGGGGAGTCGGGAGATGTCTAACTCTATGAGTGGTTAGGGAATACCACTCGGTTATTGCCTATAAACTTGCCATTCCCGAAGTGCAAAGTCAAAACACCAACGTAATGCCTGTAACCCATTGCTTCTAGGCGGCTTTTAAGAGGCTCGAGGCTGGAGGCTAGCCTATTCCCGTTTTGGGTGTTTGTGCTCGACTCAGATGCTAAGAGTGCCCTATGCGTTACTTAGTGTTGCAACTCCCTGGCTCATTCACCGTGCCTTCGGCACGTAACAGGATTGAGGTACCTTGACAACGCCTTCGTTCTTATCGAGGGGCACCCAGCTGGTTGGAATTGGACACAAGAACCACAATGGGAAAGGCTGGGCCACCCGCCAGTCGCCCGACCTGCACCTGCACCAGCGGAGGCGGCCACTCCGGCTGCCTTGCCGAAGACAGCGAGCATGTTCCCACTGCTTGGCCTTGTGGGTTTGCTGAGCCTGGGCATGTCTCTCTTACTGAAAGCGTCTCGCACGATCAGATGAGCAGCTGGACGTAGACCGGGTTCGTTCTTCAGAGCAACATCGGAGAACCAACCCGGTCTTGTTAGTGAGCTGTGATTCAGGTCGATCTCACGGATGCGGGGTCAGTTTTGTTTTCCCTTATCTGGACACCGAAACGGGAAAGGGCCACCCGTCCCTATTCCGCAGCTTGGAGAATTATGGGAATCTAGGACAAGAAGGGCGCCCGTCCAGAGTACGGTACCCGCTGGTGGGAGATCACTGAGAAAAACAAAAACAGAAACAAAGCACTGCCAAGCTATGACTGCGCAACCCGTCCCTCATCCATGCGGAGTCTCTGTTCGGCAAGGCTCAGCAAGCCCGAGATAAGAGACATCGGAATAGTAATCGAGAATAAGAGTATCGGGGCGGCCCATAGTAGCGGGCCATTCCAAAGGCGAAGCACTGTGCCAGAGTCTGACGCAGCAGCTACAGCCAGCAGTGTTACGAAACAAGTGCCAAATGAAATCATGAACAAACGAGAGCGCTTCGGCCGGGAAGCATGCACGATCATTCCAACGAGCCCACAACCCAACAGCGTAACAATAACTGCCCCGATCAAGTACGGATATATGAACTCTCGTCTTATGTAGCTGGATCCGAAGTATTCTGCTAGCGATACGGTTGGATAATGTTTGCCCCAATAGAAGGTTGCCATGGGGCCGCTTCCATCAAAACGAATTGGGGATCGCTGTTGCAACACCCAAAATGCGAAGAAGTAATAGAACGGTGATGCTAGCATCCAGTAGTACCTCTTGAAGAATCTGGTCATAGGCTCACTCGTTATACATCCTTGGGACGGGTGGCCCACCCTTCTTCCCGTTTTGGTTTCCACATGCGACTCCCATGTAAAGGGTGCCCCACTCCCCCACCCCAGCAACAAAATCGAGTTGCTGGGGACCCCGGTCTCGCGTGCTGTTCGCTAGGGTGGGATTCGAGAATCTGCGCAACTCCGGTTTACTTGTCTTTCTTAGACACCGCTGCGTCCTCAACTGTCATCGCTCGTGCGACGCAGCTGCCAGATAATTCCCTTCCAGTTTCACTGCCGTGAACTTCTGCGGCGCAAGCACGACTTGCAGGTCAGGATTGTAGTAATCCATCAGTTGCGAAGCCGCGCTTTGGGCGTTCACTGGATAGCGTAGTTTCATCTTGAACGAGAATTCCTCTCCCTCGGCGCGCCACGACCATAAGTAGAAAATCAACTTGTCAGGCTGCAGCTCATAGCGACTTATCTGCCCGTTTGAAATTAACTGTTTGAGGGAAGCGCGCTCGACCTCGGCGCCGGGAGGCAATCCCACTTCTGCCAGCAGCATTCCCCAACGACTCGCGCCGAATCGCTTTACGCTTACGAAGCACTGAGTCTCCGCTCCAACCTGCAGGTTCGACAGGTTGCAATGAGTACCGAACTGGAGACCGGATTCCTTCCCAGGCTGGGATTTTTCGCGGGCATCGCGGTCGCGCCATGGAATGTAGTATTCGGAGATCGCCTGAGCGCTCGCAAACGCGACCCCGTGGTCCGATGTGATTTCGATCGTGTTGTCACCGGTGACCAGATAAGGAGATATATCGAGAGACCTGGGCGCGTCGGCGATCTCAGCGTTAGGCTGCAGTGAAGCAACGTCGGCATCGCTGAGATCTTTGCCATTGATCCAGGCGTGGAGGTGCTCGCCCTGTGCATGAATTTGCTTCTTGGCAAGAGGAAACAGAGCGCGCAGCACCTGCACGGTCGCTTGTCCGCTGTACCACACTCCATACTCATCTTTACTTCTCAGCAGTGAGTAGATGCTCTCGGCAATTACTGGATCGTTTTCACATGCTGGGCCGCTGCAGCTCTCCTCCAGGGCTTGCACCGCCATGGCAGTTGCTTCCAGATCACCGGCATGTCCCCAACCATAAAAAGGAGAGGATGCCTTGATTTCCCAGTGCCGGCCGCGACTGTCGACATCGCTGAGCGCCAAGAGTTTTTCCTTCGCCTTCGTGACAGCCTCAGGATCGTGCAGCGCCGCTGCTATGCGAAGCTCCAGAGCTACGTCATACGGACTCTCTGCAGCTGCGGCGGACAGCCTGCTCCATGCCACTGCCTTGCGAACCGCCTTCTCAATCGGCTGCTTTTGCGCGGATGTATCGCCGGCGTTTGCAGACCGTGCAAGGGCAAGGGCGGTGAACAATACTGAGCTTGTCTCCCCTTTGCCAAAATGACCCTCCCAAGAGCCATCACTCAACTGCGTTTTTAAGAGCCAATCACGCGCACTGCTTATGCGAGTCTCATCAACGGCAATCAGCGAACTTGCATCTGTCAAAAATTCAATTCCATACGCCGTCAGCGCTGGATCAGGTTTCTCTTTCCTCTCTTCTCGCCCCCAATAAGTGAGCCCGCCGGAGGGATCGAAGTAATTCATTAAACGGTCGTATCCCTGGCGGACGTACTTTTCAGCTCGGACCGAATAGACGGACGTCTTGCCGGCCGCTTGCAGCAGTTGAAGCAGCAGAAGACTCGGATATGTTGAAGAAATTGTCTGTTCGCCGCAGCCATACGGACGTACCAGCGAGGCTTCCACACTCCTGGTGATGTGCGATCCCAGATTGGGATACACCGTGAGCCGCGTAAACAACGATCCTGGGATCGCATCTTCCGGAACGTGAATCACAATCGGGTGAGACTTGTCTACTACAAGGCCGCCCGCCAGAACATGGCGTAGTTCGCCGTCAGGATGAACGCGAACCGTCTTTTCGATGGCATCTCCATCCGTGTGATTCTTTGCCGTAACCCGTTGCTTTCCGGCGGGCGTAGAGTTCGAGGCCCGGAATGAAAAGTCCACGCTCGATGAGCCGCCGGCGGGCACAGTCGCTTGCGTATTAGCCGGGCTCAGCAATTCGAACCACGGGGCTGAGGCAAGCGATACGTCCATGGTCGCGCTGCTCTTGCCATAGTTGCGCAAGACCACCGGTGGCGAGATCTGATCACCCACTGTGAGAACCGGTGGTGTATCGAGATCCACGAAGAACGGTTGGAAGCTCTGGAATTCCCGTTCTGCACTTCCCATTTTTCCGTCTACGGTTGAACCGAATGCAACGACCTTCCAGGTAGTGAGATTGTCGGGTAGCTTGAAGTGAAGTTGTGCGCGCCCTGAGGAATTGGTCGCCAGAGCTGGCGCCCAATAAGCGGTCTCCTGAAAGTCATGTCGCAGACGCGGCGTGAAATCGAGCGTCTGGACGACTGCACTTCCTGCTGGGGTGGATATTCTCATCGAATGAGTGGAAACGCTCGACGACGTTGACAGGGTAGAGCTGGCCTCGGCAGTCACTTCTACGGTTTCCGTCGCATACGCCACACGCAGTGTGACGTCTACTCTGGTAAGCGAGGCCGAGGAGACCATCACATCGCGTAGCTCCATAGTTTGGAATCCGGGAGCAACCGCGGAGATGCGGTAAGAGCCTGGTTTCAGATCGCGCAACAAGAACTTACCGTTGCTGTCCGACTTGGTTTCAATAGCAGCACCGTTGCCGCCAAGCAGAACTTTTATCGAAGCCCCCGCAACAACGGCGCCTGTCTGGTCAAGAATCGTGCCGCCAATGGCTCCGGTGTTAGAGCGAAAGCTTCCTTCATCGATCTTGACCGGCTGGATGTCGCGACCACTTTGCCGGTCATATGGTTGAACGAACTCCGCCACCACGCGATTCTGTTCTGTCTCAGTACCGTAGGGAACTGCTTCAAGCTGTACTGAACGCAGAATATCGAGTATTCGGACCGAACGCGTTACCGGAACCGTTTTGGCGGAGGCCGCTCCCTGTGCTCCGGAGACCTGTGTCTCTGAAGTGTATATCTGGTCGTCGCGAAACTTGATTTCGTAAGGTTTGCCCAATGGATCGAGAAGATTAGTTAAGTCGATGCCACCGTCGCGCGCTGCCTGAAACATCTCCGGTTCCGAATGCGGAAACTGATGGCCTTTTTTCCTCCAGGCCTCTAGTGCATTGGATAACTGCTTCTCGGTTTTCCCAAAGAAGTCAAAGCTCGAGTTCCAGGCCAGATAACCATTACTGTTTGGTTCGACACGCCCTTCACCCTGCGTATATACATAGACGCTGAGCCACTGTTTGAATAGCCTGGTCTCAAATCGGTACGGATGTCCCCATGGATCGCGCAGCGACGCCAAGTCGAGGCTATGTCTCTTGGCGATCTTGAGCACCGCATCGCTGGAAGTCGGCACATTTCCAGTTGCAATCTCAGGACTGAGGATTGCCGCCAGCAAATTGCCATTTCCGCTGAAAATGCTTCGCCTCAGGACAGGCAACAAGAAGTCATCCCGGGTGTCAAAAATCTTGTCAGCCCCAGCGCTCTTGAAAGTGAGAATGTACTGGTTCCATTCGAGACTCAACTGAACTCGATAGGGCTGCTGCCACGGGTCCAGCAACACAGCAGGCGAAACGCCGCGCTCTTCAGCGATCTTTCGGAGAATCTTCAGGTCCGCGGTGGAATCCTGGTTACTGGCATCGATTGCCTGCGCCAACTCGCGAAGATTCGACGTCATCGTGCGTTCGAATTCTGACCGGGCTGCGTTTGCTGCCTCGGTATCGTCCTTCTTGATGCGAAGTCCCTCCCCATACTCTTCGGACAGGATTCTCTCAGCGACCAAATCCAAGCCGTCAGGTACCGGCTTGGACATGTCGATCCGGTCAAGATCGCTTCGTTTGACTCCGCTGACTTCGTTGCTGAAATCGTAATCCCAATTTTGGTACTCGCTTGCGAACTCCGTTTCTGTGCGACTACGTTCGTCGACGGCCTTGTCGGTTACTGCTATACCGAAAACACCCGGCGTTGCTCCATCGGTGTCGTTTAGCTTCAGCCCCGCTTGGACGACAGCGCCGGGATGAAGCACAGACGGTAGCCCGACGAATTTCACATCCAAACTGCGGTTTTCCGGATACAAGAATCGCTTTGAGACCGTATCGATGCTGTATGAGGAGGCGTCGTTCAGCGAGTAAGCGCGGAGTTCCATCTCGCCGTGGAAGCGCTCGTCTTTTCGGAAGAAAACATCGGCCGAATTCTTGCGCAGCATTAGCTCCGAAGAACGAAGCACAATTCCGTCGCGCAACAGATCGACCTCAACAAGAGATCCCGGCTTTCCGTGCACGACCGCAGCGATTGGATCATCAGCCGCGAGCAAAGTCTTATTGGTTGAGATCCAGATTGCGGCTCCCTCATCTCTTGCGAAGTAGATGGAATCGTCGAAATGAGACCTTGCGCCACGGCTATCTCTCGCTTCCACCGTGATTTGAACGTTGTGAGCATCTGAGGACTCATCGTCCAGCCGCATGCGTACCTTTGCCAGTCCGTAGCGATTGGTGTGAGTTTGTGCGACTGGCTTTCGAACCTGGTTGTCACTTCCATCGGACCCGCGGAAGTCAATGATGTGCTGCAAGGAAACGTCGCATTCTGCCGGAGTACCGTCCGGATACTGAGTGCTGATGGCGTACTCGCCATCGTGCACATCGCCCCCGGTTTTCTGAACGTAGATATGGATCGGCTCGTGCGTGAGGCGGATGAAGAACCTGCGCTGCTCGGTCCTGCCAGTCGTGTCATCGGTCACGAAGGCTGCATACGTGAGATCGCGCAGGCGACTGTAACTTTCGTCGCGAAAGGCTTGGAGAATCTGCTTCGTATTCGGTTTGAGCGTGAGTTCGCCTTGCGAGTCCAGAATGCCTGTGAGTTCGTCAGCAGAATCAACCTCCCACTGCTGTTTCTTGCTGTTCCATTGC
This Terriglobales bacterium DNA region includes the following protein-coding sequences:
- a CDS encoding DNRLRE domain-containing protein, encoding MRSSSSFLRALFFLLALCPSVLFAQAPVSDDTFSSADRKANYGDKDYLAVQGPSSTAYIRFDLSRLPQGITGDQINKATIRLWVSAVTHPGSFDVVRVASAWNEDTLQGSNLPLLGLTDVSNVAVSKESKNHYLVIDVTDLVRDWVNHAQMNYGIALVPVGNISAAFDSKENGSNSHDAELNVQLEKVGPIGPQGLQGVRGLAGPAGVAGPAGPQGLPGPAGPVGATGAVGATGPVGATGPQGPAGPLGVPGPAGPAGAVGAIGPPGPVGATGPQGLTGLQGVPGPAGPAGAVGAAGPTGPIGATGPQGPAGLQGIPGATGPAGPTGAMGPQGLPGATGSVGAMGPAGPQGQIGPQGATGAAGLQGPPGPQGPAGAPGAIGPVGPQGPPGPTNYPGTGSLSASHTLAPNSVINLSGEGTRDWFAPAGNTTGNYHSKMLGGQIMKSFDWVTAGGTLFTQGSSYSISSVASDDAAGVGLASFNNDQGVFIPGSGTGSGFRLRAPANSSAVRTLKLYCSVFSGAVTLTARLTDGSAADVTDVVDVGAGGYNFFVWTVSYQPARDGQEIELSGVLTTNRGSTPNVKFIAATLQ
- a CDS encoding winged helix-turn-helix domain-containing protein, whose translation is MSKQVPTHAFGPFELRIPTRELYKYGVKLKLRPQPLQILQMLLEHSGDAVTREELRKALWVETTFVDFEHGLNNSIKELRRVLGDSAAEPRYIETLPRVGYRFIASVQRDESAGDDHVVAMPTPPPTPELPATSGPQQRWGMRWLPAHFRLLVAVTSLMMLAAAVYLMWWSSLHPSHANTRVVLAVLPFENLTGDSGQDYLSDGLTEELISQLGQADSRRLGVIGRASVMHYKGGHESLQEIGRALQVQYAVEGNVRRDSGRVSISARLVDMRGRSLWSGEYDKDTTDLLAIQQEIAQQISNEVRLRFGGSESSAPAKTAAIHAVSTQAHDLYLRGTYFLNKRDVAGLRQAVSCFQQAVTIDPGYASAHAALANSYALLSSYSGGLQAQYMPKAKQAALRALELDGNLPEAHVALAVIAQNYDWDWQAAEREYRLAIQLNPNYATAHHWYAEHLAYRGRFREALAESELARQIEPLSMIIAADRGVILYYARQFDDSIKQFAAVREMEPNFVRAGMIVYPMVEKQLYSDALKIEEQAHRIYGENAWYWSNVAYVAGRSGRQKDAHRALRQLKQLNRRRPFDPGILLLANLAIGDREQAFFWMEKAYTEHSCVLASLKVEPAFDPVRADPRFQDMLQRLRLDR
- a CDS encoding di-heme oxidoredictase family protein codes for the protein MKTRIVVLAVAGVCLLGTSLFVSAQLIDNTQASNKINAGINKSLADEIGTGRGDVMTPYSSLFIINRDPYRSIRRGRQIFQRKFTREQGQGPNNSDGVGDINTVAGIGAGLSDSCASCHGRPRGSAGAGGDVATRPDSRDAPHLFGLGLKEMLADEITGDLRAIRSSASAVAKASGKSVTAALQSKGISYGSITANPDGSFDTGQVSGVNPDLRVRPFFAEGSTISMREFLVGAFRNEMGMPAADPDLLLASNGGKVTTPSGMVLDGSLDKIEAPPASDPGADPDGDHVANEIPVSLIDHMEFYLLNYFKPGIYKQTHQTQRGDKLFTKIGCASCHVADLWIQHDRRVADLETVYDPVRGNLNNLFATAAPLINVVDDGSGFPALKKPNLQPFLVKDIYTDFKRHDLGPAFYERNYDGTLTTQFLTRPLWGVGSTGPYGHDGRSINLSEVILRHGGESQASRNAFANLEPEDQDAVVAFLNSLIIFPPDDTASSLDPGNRGATNYPQSGHGSIKLTVLFNNPSDPE